AATAGGTGCGATTTTCAAGCCAATACAATCTCTGGGCAGACCAAATCGCTTCCAAATTTGCGGAGGCCACTTGGGCGCGAGATTGCTCGATCGCGAGTTGGAACGAAGGGATGCCCAGCGACATCAAGATTCCAAGAATCGACATGACAATAATCAATTCCAAGTAGGTCAAGGCACGTCGCGCCGAGGGCTTAAGGAATTTCGACTTCGGATTTTTGTTTATGAAAGTTTTCATCGTTGATGTCTGCCTTAATGCACCTTGCCGGCCATTTCGAACATTGGCATGTAAATCGCCAACATCAAGCCGGCGACCGTCGCTCCCATTCCGGCAATCACAATCGGCTCCAGCAGCTTGGTGACTTTTCCGATCAAGGTTTCCATTCTTTCTTTATAGTACGGAGCAATTTGCTCCATGACTTGCGACAACTGCCCTGATTCTTCGCCGATACGGACCATGTTGGTGATCATGGCGGTGAAAATTTCGGTTTCCTCCAGCGCGGCTCCCAAGGGCCGACCGCCGGCTACGCGTGTTTTGGCCCGATCCAAGGCGTCACGATAAATTGGATTCGTTTGAAACACGCCGACCAACACGCCCATGGCATCGAGCATGGGGATGCCGCTCTTCAACAAAAGCGCAATGTTCGAGGCA
The window above is part of the Pirellulales bacterium genome. Proteins encoded here:
- a CDS encoding type IV pilin protein — its product is MKTFINKNPKSKFLKPSARRALTYLELIIVMSILGILMSLGIPSFQLAIEQSRAQVASANLEAIWSAQRLYWLENRTYSTNLATLQSAGMLDASLSNQTFFTYEIVSADANTFVATATRNSNVKWNGTFTIDQTGTLSGVLSAPPLPNIAAGFE